Sequence from the Acropora muricata isolate sample 2 chromosome 10, ASM3666990v1, whole genome shotgun sequence genome:
ggaaggtgaaaagattgggaaatatcaggaccttaagagataAATTGAAGACTATGggggattaggcatctggaagtagttccggtagtcgttggcgcaTTCGGAGTAGTGAGCAACAGGTTgcatgcatggcttgagaagctaggtgttacgatcagaacgggactgttacagaaaacagccttgttgggcacagctaggattctaaggaagctgttggaaagctgaaggagaagaaatgacacaaaggacctttggccattggctatggctcgtctcctttggtgtaatgacggcataacatccgccggagctaaagcgtttcatttacataataatgataatagcaataacaacaacaacaaaagcaacaaaacgTTTGTTAAGTGCAGTTGAGAGATTGAAATGATCCTCTAAGTTGCTGGACAATTGTTCAAGTACTCCCCCgagggagcgttgcgtgacactacgaaagacggctgcgaaggagactacagacaatagggacctttagattctaggacgaggacaaCGACGAGAAGTatgagatttgactgcccgaaGATACTTATAAAATAAACAACCCGGACGATTTATCGTACTCCCTTTTAGCAGTATGCTACTaagttattttaattgctggtaactgagcctttttgctgatccgaaaatgccaaaactgctacagtagtcttgacttgttttgacacgacaacatttttgcaaaacctcgtactaaaatgacgacggaaTCACGTTTTTCCCACCAAAGTGACGCTGGTTTACGcacgctcaatgttgttctatgagaaaaccTCGCACTCGTAGTCTCTATCGTCCTTGAATCTTAAGCCCTCTGACTGCTAAATTGTCCAACAACAATAATCATAAAATGAAACGAAGTGGTGCTATAATTATATCTTACTGGTCTAGTTCCCAGGCTATTCAATTTCATTGTACTCTTGCCCCTTTATAAGAGTCTGAGAGAAGATGTGGGTTAAGAATTATGTGACTCTTGCACAATTATCTTGTTTCACTAACAATGAAATGTTTAATGAGGCAgaaaactacaacaacaaaacagaacatATGAAACAGATTCATGTCTTGGCagcaaacaacaaaagaaaacaaaacattagaCAAACAAACGAATATCCAAGTTGTGACAAGAAATAAGAATCTGAcgcacaaaaaagaaacatatcGTTAaaggaaagcaagaaaaatccaTTGTCCCACAGTACAAAAGGACAAAATGACAAAAGGGTTGAACAATGCATAGAACACTGAGCAAACTACTGTTTGATTCCAATGAAACAGTATTTTAAATTTCCATCATTTCacaaaaacaaactgaattcaCTGTTTTATGTTTTCTTCTTTCCAAAATTATTCCCAGCGGGACAAAACTGTCGctaattaaaatgcaaaaagaaacaCTACATATTACTTGAAATGATGTTATCTATCATGAAAATGTCTTCTAATAAAAAATAACAGAATCATTCAATCTGTCCAAGTATCTTGATTTATATAAGGCTAAAAGTATTGCTACAGATGTTTCAAGTGCAGTCTTCTCTTAATTTCTCACATCTCATTGAGTTCATTCATTGtattttcaagttcttgttTGACCTTCTCATACTCGTCCTTGGCATTCCCAAGCTCCtctgttaaaaagaaaagaaagaaaaaagaaaacccaTCATTTTTATTGATAGGACAGATTTATCAATTTCATTGGCCACTTTACTACAACACAACGTATGCCAACATTAAGCCACGTTAGACCAACCAGGCCTAAAAACAATGGTTTTAGTTTTGAAGTTTGCCAAACCAAAGATTTTGGCTTGGTTTAGCCTGAACTATGACCAAACCATTCCAATCAACCTCTGGTCAATCCACCCAAGAGTTTTGACTAAGTTATGAAACATCATGCCTTACCTTCAAGATTGTCGATCTCCTTTTCCAAGTCCAAAACTTTGCCTTCGGCAGCAGTAGCTCGAGCTTCAGcctgaaaacaaaatcaatgaaatgGAAACAAACAATATTAATTTCAAATGATCCACATTTTTTCACAGCAAAGCGATCGCAGATGATCCTGAATCGCTGTTAATTCACTTTTTTTAGAAATAAAATCATCAAGATTGATGACTGAAGGACAATTTCTAGTCTCAAAAGAGGAAGTTTTAGTTGTATTGGCGACAGTATTGATGGCAATTTTGAGCCCTGGGAAATGATCATCctttcaaaatttgataaaCCTAGTAAAGAGATGCTTCCTTCATCTTCAGAAGCAgatatttgaataaaaattaccgGTATCCTAAATCTATCACTTATTCAAGTAACTCATTAATTTCCTATGACCTTCTGACAAAggacaaaagaaatttgattccTTTAAAAAGGCTAGCCTGGTAAGAACTTGGTTTGGAAAGCTGTGTCATTGTACATACAGTACATGCCTTATCATGGCATGatcaaattaatattaattcaAATCAAAACAGCAATAACTTTCGTTTTCCAGCCAAGGAAGAAAAATAATGTTTTACCACCACTGTACACCAAAAATCAACCACAATTCATTACCTCGCCATattcattttcaagtgatttAATTTTCTCGTCATAATCTTGCTCTCTTTTTGATGCCTGTAAAGTGAAATGAAAATATGATCTTAAAAAGTAGAAGTACTacatcaaaaataattattatgctattCAATCTTCCATCACtaacaaaaagaaattgagatGTCACTGTGCAAACAAAATGATAGTTCTTATCAATCAATTTACCTGGGTTTCGCTATTTTCTAAACTGCGCAAATTAATTCCAACCATGTTTACTTCCTCCTCAAGACTCTTGACTTGCCTTAAAAGTCAAAAACAGTAAATGTAATGTACGTAAAAAAAAGtggaaattttttaacaaaatgaagtCCTAGAACGAGAAAAAGATTAAGACTTACTCTTCTGCGCTCTCAGCTCGAGCTTCAGTTTCTTCTAATTCAGTTTCCAACTGAGCGATCTTTGCAGCCATCTGTGTAAACAAATCCATCCAAAAACAAAACCAGACAGAAAATAAGCAAACTAATAACATCTTTTATGTAGCCATATTGATGTTTTTCCATCTGAATCTAAATATTATCAAAGGTACTAATGCAAAAAAAACTGTTTGAAGTGAATCAAAagggaatttttttcatttttggaaaacttttaaatttgttgCTAGTTTGTTCCATCATTTACATCAGTCCCCTCTCGATTCACCAGAAGTTTTGACTTTAGTAACACACAGCTGCAAGTTGGGGCTTTCTTGCATGAAAAATCACGGTCTTTTATTCAACAAAATGGGAGAGAGGTACATTGCACAGCGCAATGTGGAAACAAACAAGtgggacaaaaataattattaatatgcatagattttttttctttggcaaaGCAAGCCCCAGAATGGCAAAAAAAGTGGATCTGATCTACTTTTTCTCAAAACACTTCAAAGAAGATCCTTATGCTCAGACAGCGTCACAAAACAGAACATTATCACACCAATAAATAATCTAGGGGTGAAAATGAAGAGGACACTTATTATCAACAGAGTGGGTTGACcttagaaataaaatgaaagtaaactttaaaaaaaataactttaaaaatccAATCTCAATGGAAATGAAATTTTTCCCCTGAAATGCATTTGATGATATTTTGATTCAAATcggaaaacaaagaagacaaacaaACTTGATATGGGCACTGACACCATACCATATACCAGCAATTTTATAAACACTATAACCCTGACTCATGATTTCCCTTAAATGCCTGTTTAAGAGAACAAAGGACAAACCaagtttgccaaaaaaaaaaaaaaaaaaaccaatgtgTCTGAATCATACTTTCTTTTGTGCTGTTGATACACATGGCTATGAAAGAGAAACTTAGATGGTTTTCAATTATTGTGCTTTTTCAGTGCCCTCGAAAGGAGAGAAGAGCAGACCTCTAAGGCAGTTATGTTTGTGAGGTTTTGTGCATTCTTGTACATTAACTTTTCCTTAAGTTATCAAAAAGTTGTATTTCCTGACCTCATCATATTGTTTTTCAGCATTCTTAGCTCTATCACATTCTTCTTGAAGTCTACGTTCAAACTGGCTTGACTGGAAAATGAAGAaggaatgaaaatgaagaagttAGTTGCAGTTATGTTATAAATAATATTTGTAGTATTCCATAAAATTCAATTGAACTAAAGTGAATCACTGAGAGAGAATGTGTAATGCAGAACTATGCTGTTAACCCTTCATTATTAAGACTTGGATGGCCAAGATGTAAAACACAAATAATCAAGGGTCATAACAgttgcaaaaaattaatatgatgCAGGAGCCCAGAATGTGACGTATTAAAAGTAAAAAACTAAATCAACCACAGAATTGCATTGAAATGTACTTAACTTCCAACAAGATTTCACCAGGATAGCAAAAGAGAATGTGTACTTAAAGGGTTAATGCTTGCTCATTCTATCACTTGTTCATTTGTCAAAACATTATGTTACATCAATATACAATCCATACACAGCCtaacaaacacaaaacaacaaagtaaacaaatacaaataatttaatgtaagctgaaattgtaaatttttaaagCTTACTCGCTCTTCATCTGCTTGGCCTCTGTTTTCCAACACTTTACGAACACTAAAAGGAACAAAGAGACTAAAATTTAACAATTGTCTTGTTGCCACAACATGTAATGTTGAATCACAGTTGCAAGAAGAAGCTTCAAAGCATGACAAAAGTGAAAGAGAATCACTTGCAATCATAGCAAATTAACCATTTACAACAGAGGTTGCTAATCTCAATAGTTTTAGAAAGACAATGGACACAACACTTGAAAGAAACAAGTAAATTTAAcaaacaattgaaggggtgtgcggaataaggccttaagtgacttttgatgcaatgtcaaattctcctagtcattcacaactgaatacaaggaaatttggaacaagaatctggtaatttatcagaagtcacttaaggcttttctccaggcacccctgcaattattaatACTGATCTTTTATGACTACAAAATTCTGTACAAATCTTTACTGATTCCAAATGAATGGAAGTGGAAAGTAGCTAAATACAATAGATCAAGAAACTGACTTACCGCTCACTTTCATCAGCATTGCATTCAGCCTCCTTGAGTTTCTCTGTTATGACTCCAAATTTAGATTCTGCAGCATCGAGATTATCTTCTAAACACTGCAGGTCTTTCGTCAACGAAGAAACTTCTCCTTCTGCCTATAAACAATataaaaaaacccaaaaactAAAATGAACTCAAAAGATTTAGTATTCCCACTGACAgtaggcagaccagttggctttgtacaGGTTTAGCCAAGGAGGTGAACCAGGGAGAACCTGGAACAAATCTGGCTGGTGGACAGAGCGAATTTTAAGTCCAAACCATTCAGCTACGAGAAATATGTGACCCTAAACAGGAAAACCATCTTAACAACTATCTTTTAAACGAGTAAGAACTAATGGACACCTAACTAACACTTAATGGCCTGCACCACTTGATAATGCTTTCTGATGGTGTATTAACAGTTTTGGAAAGCATTTTAACCAGTGCTAGATCTATTTTTATGGTAACTTAAACCCTTAAATGGTTGAGCACAAAGTCTAATGCTATCTGGGCATCAAAAGCTTTGCCTATGAGCCAACTGAAAGTGTTAACAGGTTAAAAGCAACAAAGCATGATGAGTCAAGCAACAGAATCAAAACAACTAAACCAAGTAGCATTGTCCATCGAGTAGTCAATATTGAAAACAACAAGGAGAATGCAAAAAGACTCTGCTCGCAATGCAATCTCTGCATTGTCCAGGAAgctaaaaacaaaacttaaaaacGCTAATAGGGCCATCTTCACACCCCAGGAATGATATACTTCAACTGTTGTTTGTCAAGTTATTTCGCCTTCAAGAACAAACACAATCATCCAAGATTGGATTGTGGCAAAAAAGTGCGGTAATATTGCTTAACAAAGGGCTTCCACATGTTTCCTGGTCAGTGTGCATTTTATTATTTCACAGTGGAAAGGACCAGGATTGCTTTttattgcattaattttgtcataaaCATCACTAAAAACTAGCATTTATTGTTACGGTATTGAGCAGTCTCCTTTCATTTATGCCTTTGTCATGTGTACTTTGTTCCGCACAACCTTTAGACTTTTAACTTCTAATTACTAGTTGCATTACTTTCAGCCCATACAAAGTCTCCATTTATATAAGGTTTTCTCAGTTTCACGCCGATCATCAAACAAGAAATATCaaagttttgtttcatttcatcttTGCCCAAGattcagggctcgaaattaacTTTTTCGTTTGGGAGCCAGCTGGCGACTAACGGAAAAATTTTGGTCGCCAGATCGTAAATTTTGGTCGCCAACTTATTTTATACATAACTACACAGAAACACGATTTTATATCTTACTTTTTATGCAAGAAAAGTCACAATTTTAGAGCGGAAACAAAAAAGCTACCGTTGTTCTCAGGTGATGTCTCTGGACCAAAGGTGATGGTGGTCTCCATAGTCATTTTAAATGAAGCAAAGCATAAAACGTTTTGAGTCCATGGTTTTCGTAGAGACGTAGATAGTTACTTCGGGATTCATCTCCACACAGGATCAGCGAAGCAGAATTGTATGAACAATTACCATTTCCTGTTACTTGTAGTGCAATGCGATGTCCAGTCTCATTATTTTACATCATCAATGTTTGGAATTATGCTAGTGCCTAGGATATCCTTCGGCAGTTTGGTGAAATCCACTTTCTCTACATCAACTACTGATAAAGGATTCAAAGTTTCAATTAACCTTTTGGCTGATTCTTCATTCCCCGCACTTAAAAACTCGCGTAATTCCTTCAACTGACTTGTCAGATGATCTGCCGCCATTTCGGCACAAATGAAAAGCACATGGTGTTAAAGTGCGCCTGCGATCCCAGTTTCGGAAAAAGCCGCTGAAACAATATGGCGTGCCGTGAAGACAGTAGAGATGTGATGaaatacatttaattttttcattatcTTGTAATACTCAGACATAATTTTACTAGGGACGGAAAGGTGAGTTGTTTAATAACTAACATATCCGATTGATTTACTATTATAACAATTTAACACAGAAGTTGTGTCGTGGCTTTCTTTAGTGATTGGACAAAACGCGAGTCGCAAGCTGGCGACCAGCTCTGAAAATTTAGTCGCCAGTTCTCAATTTTcagtcgcattggcgaccagtgagtcgcaatttcgagccctgagaTTCACTATGTGGGAAACATATGTAAGTTCCCCTTAATGTCCTATTTCTAATATTGATAATTTCTAGTGATCTCTCCGTGAATAAGTCCTGTGAGAAATATTTTGTCTTAGCACAATAGTGATTTGTAGCAAATGGTTGagcaaaattattgttttgcatGCATAGGTACAGCTTCATTTTGGGTACatcttcgtttgtttttattaaaatagtAGCATTCAGGCATGGACATCTCAGCACAAATATTTAGATTCTGTTGTTACTGTTATGCTTGGGGATCTGCCCCCAAATGCAAAGATTACGTTTTACCTTCGCATGCTTTACTTTAGTCTTATTTAGCTATATTGTAAACCTTGACTTCAGTTTACGAGGATAATCAACCATCATTTGCTTGcacaaaataaacatttggaaCATTTCATTGCCTTCAAATTTTCGATTGTTCTCCTATCTCCCTCAAATTCCATGACACATCTCGCTTCACCTTGATAGTCGCTGAAAACCACACTTATAATGAACTTCATTTGTTGCAGTCACATAGCTTAAAtgcacaaaagaaaattaaaatttctacaCGCAAAAGCACAATGGTGTTCTTGAGCATGAAAAAGATGATTACAGAGTGGCTAGTGACTTGGGTGCAGATTTAACAACCATGACAAAAGGAATAAGTGAGGGGCTATGATGATGTCAAAGAGAGAGGTAATCGGACCAGCAGAGTGACCTGTTTGCTTCCAGCATTCAGCAGTGACCTATGTCCTGCCTTTTAACCAGGGTTGAGCAGTAGAAGGGACAACTCTGTTGGTTCTCTTCCAGGTACAgcatttttccccttttttaaaATCAACACTTTGAATTGATCTGATACACCAACTGCATGGGTGAACATGAACCCCTTTGAGATTCAATGCTGGGTGGACCCACACAAAAAACATTATAAAATTGGTTCATTAATTTTGACTGTACTGGGGTGATGGAGTTGAATTTGATTTTAGTTCTtcacaataaaatacaaaaacacaGCTTCATAATAATACTACTATATCAGCCTCATGTCCTGTGCAAAGACAGGTATGTTGGACACTAGTCCTtgctatttttcaaatattttccaTCATTCTGGTTTGTAGTCCACATTCAAAACATTGTCcatgtcagttttttttttaatgggaGACATGCAACTTTCTCTTGgcataagcaaaagaaaattgccAAGGACACTCATACCATCTTATTTACACTGTGCAAATAGTGGGACCTTTACACTGCCTGAGGAACTACAGTAGACAAAATACATCACTCAAACACAAACAAAGGTTTCCCTAATGCTATGATCGATCTGCCATTCCGTTTCCCAGATTTCAATGACAAATTTCCTCTCCAGAGATTAAAATTGATAGGGAATTATCAAGGATATGTGACATGAATGTTAATTTAACGGCATCCCTTTGTTATGCTCATCCTTTGTCAACATTAACTTAAAGAAGCCAACCATTGCTTggtatttgtaatgttttgaggCAATTATATACTACGGCATGAGGATATAAGATTACTAAATCAGATAGTTTTGCCACTGAATTCCTGCGCTGTCTAAAGGTACGATAAACGACAACGATAACTTGTAGCAATAAGAGGAATCAATAGCTAAGATAAAAGTATTTCTGGGGTATCAGTCGATAAGGTATAAATCTTTGTCCAAGATTTTCTTATCGTTTAACTGTTGAACAGATTCAAGAGAACAGCCATGACAGATCAAACGAGCCAAGGCATTAATTGTTGTATCTGGCTAAGCTGCTGCCAAAGAAATCAGAACTTCACAGGCTTAAAAATCGCACTTTGGGAAAGAGAAGACGACTTGAAACTAGGAAATGGTCTGGTACAATATAACGAGCAAGTTTGGAGCTCACGAAAAAAAGTCAACCACAaaaatttctgtcatatttGAAATAATCGAGTTCTTTCAGATACGCTACTACCGAACTTTCGCCTTAAAGTTTGCTTTTAGGCATCGATCAAACTCCCAAGTAACACGAATTATGAGAAATATCAGTTGCACGGAGAAAGTTGCGGAGAATTGCTTAGAAACAACTCTGAGAATGGATGAAATATACTCACGGCTTGTGCTCGTTCGTTAGCTTCTTTCAATTCTTGTTCTGCCTTTTCTGCTCTTTCCTCTGCTGAGGCAAGTTGATCACGAAGTAGGGCCATCTTCTTCTTGATCGCCTCCATGTTGTTGGGTTAAACTTACTCGACCAAAACCAACGTAAAACAAATCGAATGCTCTCCTCTTACCAACGAAAGAAGGCAAAGAAGGCTAGAATGACGCCCAAATGCCCAACATTCTAGACAAGTGGCATTCAAGTCCATATATGGAATTGGGGTCGCAGCCTAACCCCACTCTGGTCAGAAACTCGTCATTATGAGATTAACTAATGAGAAGGATGAAAAGGGATCGGAAGTCGCTGTTTGAGACAAAAAAGTTTAAAGTTTTCCTGTCTAATTTCTCAAGCTCACGTTAAAATTGACAAGACACAAGGCATTGTTTAAGTAACATGTTGTGTTACTTCAGTTGTGTCCGCTCGATTTGAAAAGACCTGAGATGCACTCAAagaatttcaaatatatttccTTTTTAAAGAAAGTAGGCCTgctcaagagatcatcaaggtgagagagtgaatcccccatataggccctctcactagggtaatccatcttaatctatttttagacatggtacccagttcttccgcgaattttattcgcgcgattttcccgcgttgcgtgttttcgtggaggaaacaacggaggagagtaatggcggaccgcgcttcctcgaaacgaaagtttgaagtttctaacgcaccgtcgaacaagcggaagaaaactagcccaaatttattttgtagtaaagaaagaacatgcactctctgtgatagaaacaaaattgaaaaccttttcttgctagactgtacgcggagctatgcagcaatcaggtgtgttcttttctaaaatagaatccaaaataccatgcacctacccataaaattatcatgaaattttagtatcagaagttatgcatttattcaagtcatttattcaagatctggatacttcattatccgcattacctgacaacattgagttgattttactcggtgactctaattttaatttcactggctcgaacttgaatattgataaagccatgaaatgtaaattgattcaggtaacaaattcccatgaacttgacaagcttatcaacaatacagcctttttgtctgttgccgtcatctttgtgtgataaacatcgtgcaTAACTCTTATAAACTcctcgacaaattcgtcagttgtttcatttaggacatttttatcgcccaaaattgtttcttttaaagccgctctagatggataaaatgctagattcggactcgactcaagcttgctcgctatttcacagtcacgatcatgtcgcttactttccagcctttcacatagttcttctacttcttcttcagagaggatattctttgaagcctttcgccttttggaacttttcttcacagatgttgtagccctcggctttcctttctctcgtgcctcgccgctttttgaaatttctccactttccgaacaggagctggatgtttggtgctgatcactgttgttttcgccttcgagttcatcttcctcgccactggaactttcgcttgaactttcaaccctcttcaatttacagtttgaatcaattagactTAGTCCGGATGgttattcctctttcttctttctttttactgaaaccggtatctgtttaaggtcaagttcgtcgacaaaacgtattaaacgaggtttttccacatttgccgccatttcgtctcaggaagttttgCGTGTCCTTGCgagtaaagccgcctaggttgcccacgcaacgcgcgagtaaaattcgcggaagaactgggtaccgtgtctaaaaatagattaagatggattaccctagttagagggcctatatgggggattcactctctcaccttgatgatctcttggccTGCTTTAGTTTGAGGTCGAGGATTTTATTTTGAGGTAACATACCTGTTAATTATATTCATTGCAAACTTAAGAATGAACTGAGAAGAAGCGTTGACGAACCGGTCAGTATAAAACGAGGACTGCGAACTGCGACCCTGACTGCGGACTAGGTATAAAAGGCAGAACATTGAAGGTAATGTTTTGAAGTTTATTTATGTTTTGAACCGTCTGTTGGTGATTTACGCGGTGCGGTAGTCAAATCACTGTAACGGTAACATCGATGCACTTATTAGagaatggatttctagttttctgtcatttctttCATTCTCTTAGTCGAGAATGTCATGGAATTCTAACAAACACCAGTTGAAGCGAAACTTTCCCTTTGTTCAGATCCATGAACGGAAGTTACAAGCAAAAGTGGTGgctattaaagaaaaaattagcTCCTGCATATTAATGTATGCCACGCCTTCAAATAGTCCCAATAGACCATCTATTTACAGTAGTGCGTCAAGCGGTCAGTATAAAACGAGACTGCGGACTGCGGACTGCGGACTGCGGACTGCGGACCCGGACTGCGGACCGGGTATAAAACGTGGACCAGGTACAAAACGTGGACTGAAGACCGGGTATAACATGTAGACTGGGTATAAAACGTGGACTGCGGATTGCATGAAACAAAAATAGCGATTCCAAGTGCGCtctccaatggatagtgatttactCTTTTTAAATCGCCATTTTATTTGGGGTGGGGGAGATAGGTTTTAAATAAACAACGCACGGAGGATGGAAGATGAATTTTCGACCGGTGTcagtttcagtttgttttcCAAACAAAAATGCGCCTTTTCTGCGCGCAAAtggaaaaagggaaaaacaatTGTTGTCAAGAATTCATAAAGAACGGCAGATGTGAGACAAACAATCAagaacaaaagtttggttttatcaaacgagttgataaatgttgaattaccaccgtgaaagatttagaaagctgacgtttcgagcgtgagcccttcgtcagagcgaatcaagAACTTGCCTATGTCCACCCCAGATGAGTCTACCGTTTACCGTCTCAACTTGAAATTTCAAAAGGTTGCTTCTGTTTCATCGCTCATTCATGAATTACTCGGCGATTCTATCTTCACTAGTTTCTTTCAACATTTATCGCATTTAATTGTGAATGACTTTGATCCTCTATTCGATTTAATATTAGGATGAGATGGTATTTCATTCATGCAGTTCCCACCTCGCTTCCTTCCGGCAAATGTTTTTTAATTCCTGATTATTGAATGACCTGGAAACTTATTTATTTGATGGCACTTTTCTTGCATTGAATTTCGCTGAtggttttttcctttcttcatgtATCGATGACACTTCGCGAAAAAGATGTCTGGATCATTTTTTATGAATTGCCCAAAACTCACATCTGTTCATCTCGTTCTCATGAGGACGACTTTTCCTCAAAATGTTGCTGTGGAGGAGCGACCTACGACGCGTTTCCGCCTGCGTTACATGTACGGACATCTACGCATGCGGACTACCTAGTAAACGAACTCGCATTTGTCTTTGTTCTCGGTcgcgaatctaaagctctctattatttaTCATTCCAAGGTGATCTTTTCATTTCCACGCACCACAGTTTTAAGACTTCTGTGTTCCTCCATATAGCTTGAGCTTCAACATCAAATTCATGCCCATATAGATGGCCCAGCAAACACGTTT
This genomic interval carries:
- the LOC136888497 gene encoding tropomyosin-like, whose product is MEAIKKKMALLRDQLASAEERAEKAEQELKEANERAQAAEGEVSSLTKDLQCLEDNLDAAESKFGVITEKLKEAECNADESERVRKVLENRGQADEERSSQFERRLQEECDRAKNAEKQYDEMAAKIAQLETELEETEARAESAEEQVKSLEEEVNMVGINLRSLENSETQASKREQDYDEKIKSLENEYGEAEARATAAEGKVLDLEKEIDNLEEELGNAKDEYEKVKQELENTMNELNEM